The genome window GTTTGATGACAAGTATAGAACTTCATCAGTGTACTTCCAGAACGCCCCAAGTCAACGTAAATCTTGGCGTTTCTCTAAGGGCAAAATGCAAGATGAAGACAAGACGATGAGACAAAGTTACGCATCACTAAACACTGTCAGCACACAAGAACTTTTGACCAGTgaattaaagaataataCAACTCTGCCACACGACCCTCGTAAATCAAGTTTGGGTCTACGTGATTCAGTATTTTGGAGTAAAGATCAGTCCTCATCTCCATTGAAGACTGTTTCTGAAGATTCTGCACGGAGCgcagaagagaaaattAAATCTGAATCTGCACATAGTTCTATGTCATCAGACGATTTAATACCTATGAAACAGGAAGACGGCAGATATAAGTGGGTTGAAAACGACAGACCAGTACGAAAGCATAGTACGAAAAGAGTGGGTTCCGTTCGTCAAAAAGTTGGTGTTGATATCAGAAATGCAAACCAGTTTGCTGGCGAATCACCCGAAAGAATCTAATGTGATATGGTCTGAATTGATTTGACATTGAACAATGAATGATCTTGATCTTGATTCCTTTTGTTTATTGTTTACTccattttatttctttaaCTTGTGTTTCCAATGAACTagtgtaataataatatattaataaacGGTATGTATGCGTATACGGAAAGTTATAAACATAAATAGAATACCTTTCCCTTAAAAGAATAATTGAACTTTCAATAAAACTgacattttcttctgataGAGAAAAAACGGTTTAAGgaataaataaatagaaTATATGTTAATATGATATTATAGCTCTTTATATAGATGTGAATATGTGTGTGAGTTTGTtaggtaaagaaaaagagagaaagaaaggaagaaagaaagaaagagagaaaggaaggcagaaagaaagaattgttGTAGTTTATAATTTGGAAACACGTTTTACCGCTTTAGCGTAATTAGCTGTTTCAATGGCACGTCTTCTTGCTTCAATATATTCGATCATTTCTGAGTATGTTTGGGGAATGACGGTAGCGTAACCTGGTTGGCCTGGCATTTCAGGATCATAATCTCTTGGAGCAAAGAAGGAATAGATGAAGGAGCCAGactttgtttgtttttccgAGGCcaattcttgaacaacGGTGTTAACCTTGACTTGGATGATAGTACCTGGCTTCGATAGGAAATCCTTCTTATTTGTGGAGATAGTGTTGACTGGTCTTGGTTCGAAGTGGAACAGGGTGTTACCGTCGATCTCTTCGTCAACCACAGAAGCGGCAACCTTTGGTTGGCTGGTCTTTTCATGTAGATGTTCGGTGTATACGACAGTAGCGTCCATGTGTAGGATGGATCCTACTGGCACTGGGGCACGGAACGTGGTGGAATCCAGGGATACGAAACGAGGCAAGGAGTGGGAGAACGAGGAAGCGGCACAGTAAGCCAATTCGAACGTTTGTCTCATCAAGTAGCCACCGAATATCATGTATGAGTGTCTATTTCTATATTGAGGTTGCATGAACATGGTAGACTTGACGTTTGTGTCCTTCATGAGCATCaaattttttggtttgtcTTCCATGACTCTTAGTTCCCTAGAGGCTTGCCACATCTTGTGAATGATGTTTGATTCTTCCTCTGTTGGAGGGTTTATGTTCAAGTTTTCGTTCTTGGCGCGCAATTTCTTGGCAGCGTTGTGGGATTCCGCACGTCTAAAGTCCATCCATTCGTCTTCGTTCAATGGGAGGAGTTTGTTGATGGCCAAGGACTTGTGGGTCTCTGGGTTTCTAGCGACAAAAGTGAAAGACGCGGTCAGGAAGGTGTCGTCATCGGAGAGGGAGGATTCTGTAATCTTCTCTGGTAGTTTGCCCTTGATAGCGGAGGCCTTGATGGAGATTTCCATGGAGGATCTACCGGTCCATACGACGGCTCCGGATAGCACAACGTTGAAGTCCGAGATGTGGTCCAAGGGCTTCAACATATAGATACGGTCGACGGAAGCTGTTACAATGACTGGTTCAGCTGGCGCAGTGTGTCTGTAAGCGATTCTCCCTGCGAGAGCATCTAAATCCTGGAAAATCTGCCCCATACGGACCCTACCACCGGCATTGACGTAGAAATCTGCGACGATGGGATCTTCTTTGAAGGGCAAAGTCAAGTATGTGAAGGAATCTGCCCTGGTCTTCTCACCAATCTCCGTAGACTTGACGCTATTGTACGAATATGAGTCGATGACTTTGCCCTGCGCAAGTTGCTTCTTACGTTCGGCAAGCGCATTGACCCAGGTAGCCTTGAACCCCTCAATCACAGAACTGTTGTTCGTGAACAACCGTTGGAACTCATATTTATCCGTAAGAGTCGTAGTCGTGGCATCCGGCTGGTTAGCAGCATCCGTGGCCTTCCCATCGTCCTTCGAGTGCATGAGTCTTTTAGAGTTGTATATTGGCAAGGCCTTTGAAACAGCAATCGTAGCTGCCTTTTTCGTGTGAGCAAGTTTCCTTAGCGAAAGCATTTAGTCTAACCGGGGAAGAACTATTCTctgtatgtgtgtatatcaaaaaacaaacaaactcTGTACTATCACTACTCTATCACTATTCTATGCTGTAGtataatacaatataatatGGCTCACCTATTATTTGTATGCGAAATTTCCTTTACCTTGAAATTTAGTCTATAATTTCCAGtatttcaaacaaaaaaataaaaaaaacactagACACACACAGAAAGATGAGATTGTCAACAAGTAAGTAATGAACGAGTGAAGAAATTACTATGGAGCagtaatataataataaccgTAATAGTATCCAGTATATTATCCAGTTCCTAGTATCTAGTATCTAATATTTAATATCTACCAGCAGAGGGGATGTAAGGAGAAACAGAGCGACATTCTATATGCTTATATAGAATGGGACAATGGGAGGGAGACCCCAGTCTGAATTAAGCCTAAACTCTAGACTACTACTGGGCAAAGCCTTGGAGCAGATTCTGTTTGGTATCTATTGGCATCGGAATAGCTAATAGAGGCCTAATAGATGGCTATTCGATGTGTCTATCTGGTACACCTGTCAAAGTAGACCCTCTTTGTTGGAAATACCGGTTATGGAAAGCGGGGAGCGCGCAGACAAGAAAATACAAACTAAACTGCCAACAGAACAGAACAGAACAGAAAAGGAAGCAGAAAACGAGAAGCAGAAAACGAAAAGCgagaaacaagaagccGGGAAGTACGCGTGAGGAGAGGAGCGGGGGAGGGGGGCGAGAATCTCGGTGAGGCCCGGAGGCCAAGGCGAAGCGCGGCTGTTTCGGAAAAACTCGCCTGGTTATTccgaaaagaaaagcaagagaaaaaaaaagaaatgtcCGGTTTTGGGGCCTCCGAAAAAAGAGGAGGAGAGAGGAGAGAgaacagagagagaggggGGAGGAAGAAGGGGAGATTATATAGTCGGGTAACCATAGATCACGtggtgtttttttatttttattttattttatacttttttccttctctctTGCCTTGCCCGGCCTGTCAAGTTTCTCCCGGGCCAATGACATGAGAAATAAATCGACCTGGTTATACGTGCACTCGGCGCAGGTTCAAGCGGGTCCAGACCAGACACGACCTGAGGGAGGGGAAACAGGTCCACATGACAGGAACTCAAGTACCTGGAACCTACCGGAACTGACACTGACTGGCATGCTCTCGCATGCCAGCTTCTGCCTCTCTTTCCGGCCCGTACGCTACAGCGCGAACAGACGTAATTTAGTCCGGGGTAGAAAATaacgtttctttttctcataAAGAAAAGCACCAATCTTGCCCCGCTGTCACTGCCAATATGGCGTCGACGCTAACGCATTGCACAGATCGACGCCAACCAACTGCTTATTTCAGCCCTCCTCCCATCTCTGGCCTCCTCGACCTAAAAATGCTTAGATCCGTGGCGCAAGGGCCCCAACGGTCTCAGATGTCCGAGGGATACTCTGATCGCACCTtcctttttcctttctttaCCATTTTCTCTGCGAatatttctctctctctctctcttcctCTCTGTGTACAAACTAcaaatttaaaaaaaagaatctCTCTAAATCTTGAACATGTATAATCAATCCATCAATCAGATgaaatttaaaaaaaaaagcacatACAGTAGCAATTGCCCTAGGTAAAGAAAGAGCTAGCAAGTGGGAATTGAGCAAGAGatactgctgctgctggcCAGAAATAGGAGCTCAGGCATCACACATTTCTTAACCCTTCGTTTTATTGGTCTTTttcggtttttttttttcccattttATAGAACAAGCTGAAACCTGCCTAACCTATCAAAACAACTATGGCGATGCCCAGCAGTAATGGCGGATATCCAGGCGATGAGACTCCTGAGGAGCGTAAGCTGCGCCACCAACGGTTGTTTGCATCGATAGATGTCGACGGCACAGGACGGGTGAACCGAGATATGCTCCAGCGTGCGCTAGAGAAGTCGGACCACCCATTGAAGGCATCTCCAGAGGCTGTCGATCACATATTTAAGGCCCTAGACCAGAATAAAGACTCCGTCATAGACTTCAACGACTTCGAAAAATACGTCACCACCGCAGAAGCCCAGATCAAGATAGGGTTCCGCAAGATCGACAAGGATAACGATGGGAAGATCAACATCGAAGAGCTTTCCAAATACCTTTCGCAGTTTAGAAAAGACCACGTGACCAAAGAGGATGAGCTCCATCAGGACGGAGGCTCTGGGTCTGCAGCAGGAAACAGCGCCAAGAAAAGGTCCAGCATCTCGAACTTCGTTGACTGGGCCTTTAATAGAAAGTCATACATTACTTACGAGCAATGGCGAgactttcttctcttcgtcccaagaaaagaaggttccAGATTGAACACGGCATATGcatatttttatttattcaaCGATGATGTTGACCTTTCAAGCGAAGGTGATGTCACCTTGATAAACGACTTCATCAAAGGTTTCGGGTTCTTCATAGCAGGTGGGTGCTCAGGTGTCGTATCCCGTACCTGTACAGCCCCATTCGACAGAATTAAAGTGTTTTTGATTGCAAGAACAGACTTGGCGTCCACATTGTTAAATTCGAAGGACACACTTTTAGCAAAAAATCCAAACGCAGACCTTTCCAAGATCAAATCACCCCTAATAAAAGCAGCCACAACTTTATACAGACAAGGTGGTTTACGCGCATTTTACGTCGGGAATGGGCTCAACGTAATGAAAGTTTTCCCAGAATCGGCCATCAAGTTTGGTTCGTTTGAAATGGCCAAAAGAATCATGGCCCGTCTGGAAAATGTTAAAGATACTTCGGAACTCTCAAGGCTATCAACTTATATTGCTGGTGGTCTAGCAGGTGTCTGTGCCCAATTTTCCGTTTACCCCATTGACACTCTGAAATATAGAATTCAATGTGCACCATTAAACAATAACTTAAAGGGCACATCGTTGCTGGTGCAAACAGCAAAAGAAATGTACCAACAAGGTGGTATACGGTTGTTTTACAGAGGTGTCCACATTGGTGTCATGGGTATCTTCCCTTACGCCGCTCTAGATTTAGGTACCTTTTCAGCACTAAAAAAATGGTATATCAAGAGAGAGGCTAGGAAGACAGGCGCCTCGGAAGATGATATTGTCATCAGTAATTTCGTAGTCTTGCCAATGGGTGCATTTAGTGGTACTGTAGGAGCAACCCTTGTCTATCCAATCAATTTATTGAGAACTAGACTACAAGCTCAAGGGACGTATGCCCATCCATATGTTTACACTGGCTTCTCAGATGTcttaaagaaaacaatCCAACGGGAAGGTTATCAAGGTTTATTCAAAGGTCTAGTACCGAACTTGGC of Kluyveromyces marxianus DMKU3-1042 DNA, complete genome, chromosome 3 contains these proteins:
- the Acot10 gene encoding acyl-coenzyme A thioesterase 10, encoding MLSLRKLAHTKKAATIAVSKALPIYNSKRLMHSKDDGKATDAANQPDATTTTLTDKYEFQRLFTNNSSVIEGFKATWVNALAERKKQLAQGKVIDSYSYNSVKSTEIGEKTRADSFTYLTLPFKEDPIVADFYVNAGGRVRMGQIFQDLDALAGRIAYRHTAPAEPVIVTASVDRIYMLKPLDHISDFNVVLSGAVVWTGRSSMEISIKASAIKGKLPEKITESSLSDDDTFLTASFTFVARNPETHKSLAINKLLPLNEDEWMDFRRAESHNAAKKLRAKNENLNINPPTEEESNIIHKMWQASRELRVMEDKPKNLMLMKDTNVKSTMFMQPQYRNRHSYMIFGGYLMRQTFELAYCAASSFSHSLPRFVSLDSTTFRAPVPVGSILHMDATVVYTEHLHEKTSQPKVAASVVDEEIDGNTLFHFEPRPVNTISTNKKDFLSKPGTIIQVKVNTVVQELASEKQTKSGSFIYSFFAPRDYDPEMPGQPGYATVIPQTYSEMIEYIEARRRAIETANYAKAVKRVSKL
- the SAL1 gene encoding Ca(2+)-binding ATP:ADP antiporter SAL1 is translated as MPSSNGGYPGDETPEERKLRHQRLFASIDVDGTGRVNRDMLQRALEKSDHPLKASPEAVDHIFKALDQNKDSVIDFNDFEKYVTTAEAQIKIGFRKIDKDNDGKINIEELSKYLSQFRKDHVTKEDELHQDGGSGSAAGNSAKKRSSISNFVDWAFNRKSYITYEQWRDFLLFVPRKEGSRLNTAYAYFYLFNDDVDLSSEGDVTLINDFIKGFGFFIAGGCSGVVSRTCTAPFDRIKVFLIARTDLASTLLNSKDTLLAKNPNADLSKIKSPLIKAATTLYRQGGLRAFYVGNGLNVMKVFPESAIKFGSFEMAKRIMARLENVKDTSELSRLSTYIAGGLAGVCAQFSVYPIDTLKYRIQCAPLNNNLKGTSLLVQTAKEMYQQGGIRLFYRGVHIGVMGIFPYAALDLGTFSALKKWYIKREARKTGASEDDIVISNFVVLPMGAFSGTVGATLVYPINLLRTRLQAQGTYAHPYVYTGFSDVLKKTIQREGYQGLFKGLVPNLAKVCPAVSISYLCYENLKRLMKLE